The following are encoded in a window of Sphaerisporangium siamense genomic DNA:
- a CDS encoding (Fe-S)-binding protein encodes MDPELIKDCVHCGFCLPTCPTYGLWGEEMDSPRGRIHLMKQHVEGTPLTPEMAGHFDACLGCMACVTACPSGVRYDMLIEQTRAEVEREHHRRWDDRAFRALVFGLFPYPRRLRALRLPLRLTERLRPRLGPLLERLDPRLAAMAALAPPTPRRVRIPGLVEARGERRATVGMLTGCVQSEFFPSVNAATARVLALEGCDVVVPPGQGCCGALSVHSGRPEEAARFARRTIATFERAGVTTVVVNAAGCGSSTKEYAELLAGDPAWAERVRALRFVDLAEYLAELGPLAERHPLPITVAYHDACHLAHAQGVRAEPRALLAAIPGLRLREIPDSAICCGSAGTYNLFQPEAARELGERKAGHVLGVGADLLVSANPGCTMQIASAARGRGESLRVAHTAEVLDASLRGLPASSLGSP; translated from the coding sequence GTGGACCCCGAACTGATCAAGGACTGTGTGCACTGCGGGTTCTGCCTGCCCACCTGCCCCACCTACGGGCTGTGGGGCGAGGAGATGGACTCCCCGCGCGGGCGCATCCACCTGATGAAGCAGCACGTCGAGGGCACCCCCCTCACGCCCGAGATGGCCGGGCACTTCGACGCCTGCCTGGGCTGCATGGCGTGCGTCACCGCCTGCCCGTCCGGCGTGCGCTACGACATGCTCATCGAGCAGACCCGCGCCGAGGTGGAGCGGGAGCACCACCGCCGCTGGGACGACCGCGCCTTCCGCGCCCTGGTGTTCGGCCTGTTCCCCTACCCCCGGCGGCTGCGGGCGCTGCGCCTGCCGCTGCGGCTCACCGAACGGCTGCGGCCGCGCCTGGGCCCGCTGCTCGAACGCCTGGACCCCCGCCTGGCCGCCATGGCCGCGCTCGCGCCCCCGACCCCCCGCCGCGTGCGGATCCCGGGTCTGGTGGAGGCGCGCGGCGAGCGGCGGGCGACGGTCGGCATGCTCACCGGCTGTGTGCAGTCGGAGTTCTTCCCCTCGGTCAACGCCGCCACCGCGCGGGTGCTGGCGCTGGAAGGGTGTGACGTGGTCGTCCCGCCCGGCCAGGGGTGCTGCGGCGCGCTGTCGGTCCACTCCGGGCGCCCGGAGGAGGCCGCGCGGTTCGCCCGGCGCACGATCGCGACGTTCGAGCGGGCGGGCGTGACCACCGTGGTCGTGAACGCGGCCGGGTGCGGGTCGAGCACCAAGGAGTACGCCGAGCTGCTCGCCGGGGACCCGGCCTGGGCGGAGCGGGTGCGGGCGCTGCGCTTCGTGGACCTGGCCGAGTACCTGGCCGAGCTCGGCCCGCTCGCCGAGCGGCATCCCCTGCCGATCACGGTCGCCTACCACGACGCCTGCCACCTCGCGCACGCCCAGGGGGTGCGGGCCGAGCCCCGGGCGCTGCTGGCGGCCATTCCCGGACTGCGGCTCCGCGAGATCCCGGACTCCGCGATCTGCTGCGGGTCGGCGGGCACCTACAACCTCTTCCAGCCCGAGGCCGCCCGGGAGCTGGGCGAGCGGAAGGCCGGGCACGTGCTGGGCGTCGGCGCCGACCTTCTCGTCTCGGCCAACCCCGGCTGTACGATGCAGATC